A stretch of the Chitiniphilus purpureus genome encodes the following:
- the hslU gene encoding ATP-dependent protease ATPase subunit HslU, protein MTQMTPQEIVHELDKHIVGQREAKKAVAIALRNRWRRQQVDEPLRHEITPKNILMIGPTGVGKTEIARRLARLADAPFIKVEATKFTEVGYVGKDVDSIIRDLTEIAFKQVRDSALRKQRTRAEDAAEERILDVLLPAPRKNAFAAADEDEGGRETRQKFRKMLREGKLADREIEIEVNVAPPSMDVMGPPGMEDFTSQIQDMFKGAFAGKKKSQKLKVADAFKLLVDEEAAKLVNDDDLRSDAVHAVEQSGIVFIDEIDKVTSRAEGAAGEVSRQGVQRDLLPLVEGTTVTTKYGMVKTDHVLFIASGAFQLAKPSDLIPELQGRLPIRVELASLTVEDFGRILTGTDACLTKQYQALLATEGVTLTFTDDGIRRLAEIAWQVNERTENIGARRLHTVMEKLLEDVSFNAYSGEVRIDAAYVEARLGTLAANEDLARYVL, encoded by the coding sequence ATGACCCAGATGACCCCGCAGGAAATCGTCCACGAACTGGACAAGCACATTGTCGGCCAGCGCGAGGCGAAGAAGGCAGTGGCCATCGCCTTGCGCAACCGCTGGCGCCGCCAGCAGGTGGACGAGCCGCTGCGGCACGAGATCACGCCGAAGAACATTCTGATGATCGGCCCGACCGGTGTCGGCAAGACCGAGATCGCCCGCCGCCTGGCCAGGCTGGCCGACGCCCCTTTCATCAAGGTTGAAGCGACCAAGTTCACCGAGGTGGGTTATGTGGGCAAGGACGTGGACAGCATCATCCGTGACCTGACCGAGATCGCTTTCAAGCAGGTGCGTGATTCTGCGCTGCGCAAGCAGCGCACCCGCGCCGAGGACGCCGCCGAGGAACGCATCCTCGATGTGCTGCTGCCGGCACCGCGCAAAAACGCGTTCGCTGCGGCGGACGAGGATGAAGGCGGTCGCGAGACACGGCAGAAGTTCCGCAAGATGCTGCGCGAAGGCAAGCTTGCCGACCGGGAAATCGAGATCGAGGTCAACGTGGCGCCGCCGTCGATGGATGTGATGGGCCCGCCGGGCATGGAAGACTTCACCAGCCAGATCCAGGACATGTTCAAGGGCGCCTTCGCCGGCAAGAAGAAGTCGCAGAAGCTCAAGGTTGCCGATGCATTCAAGCTGCTGGTGGACGAGGAGGCAGCCAAGCTCGTCAACGACGACGATCTGCGCAGCGACGCGGTACACGCGGTGGAGCAAAGCGGCATCGTCTTCATCGACGAAATCGACAAGGTGACCAGCCGCGCCGAAGGTGCGGCAGGCGAGGTCAGCCGCCAGGGCGTGCAACGCGACCTGTTGCCGCTGGTGGAGGGCACCACGGTCACGACCAAGTACGGCATGGTCAAGACCGACCATGTGCTGTTCATCGCCAGTGGCGCATTCCAGCTGGCCAAGCCTTCGGATCTGATCCCGGAACTGCAGGGGCGGCTGCCGATCCGCGTCGAACTGGCGTCGCTCACCGTCGAGGATTTCGGCCGCATCCTCACCGGTACCGATGCATGCCTGACCAAGCAATACCAGGCGTTGCTCGCCACTGAGGGGGTGACCCTCACCTTTACCGATGACGGGATCCGGCGTCTGGCCGAAATCGCGTGGCAGGTGAACGAGCGGACCGAGAACATCGGCGCGCGCCGGCTGCACACGGTGATGGAAAAACTGCTCGAAGACGTGTCGTTCAACGCGTACAGCGGGGAAGTGCGGATCGACGCCGCCTACGTCGAAGCAAGACTCGGCACCCTCGCCGCCAATGAGGATCTGGCACGTTACGTATTGTAA